From Halotia branconii CENA392, the proteins below share one genomic window:
- a CDS encoding BMP family protein gives MTVNFNRRKFVLSGSAVLGIGFLLEACNNNQATTPKTANSSQWFKVAIALPGSSTDQAWNQSGYEGINQVRQKLCAEVAYVEQVAPADQTKALTDFARKGYNVVFAHGGQFDAAVKQVAAKFPNTFFVAVNGSVKGKNIAALRIDHLQVSYLCGIIAASMTKSNKLAYIAGQKFAATQEELRGFELGAKSIKPNIQITSTFTGDWNDVAKAKEATLTLIASGIDVIYQWLDNASAVVLQTASEKGVYAFGNTKDQLNIAPKAVLTSAVKRLDLAIVYLAELAKQQQIKGQIYTIGLEKPDILNLGKFGSMVPEQVKQKALNTKQEIIDKKIIFENCNEGGKDTRCVKKASV, from the coding sequence ATGACGGTAAATTTTAATCGGCGTAAATTTGTTTTGTCTGGTTCAGCAGTTCTTGGTATCGGCTTTTTACTAGAAGCTTGCAATAACAACCAAGCTACGACACCAAAAACAGCAAATAGTAGTCAATGGTTTAAAGTAGCGATCGCCCTTCCTGGAAGCAGTACAGATCAAGCTTGGAATCAATCTGGTTACGAAGGGATAAATCAGGTAAGACAAAAGCTGTGTGCAGAAGTAGCTTATGTAGAACAAGTAGCACCAGCAGATCAAACAAAAGCATTAACAGATTTTGCCCGTAAAGGTTACAACGTAGTTTTTGCCCACGGCGGACAATTTGATGCAGCAGTCAAACAAGTAGCTGCAAAGTTTCCCAACACATTTTTTGTTGCTGTTAACGGTTCTGTTAAAGGCAAAAATATCGCCGCTTTAAGAATAGATCACCTACAAGTTAGCTATTTGTGTGGAATTATTGCCGCTTCTATGACTAAATCTAACAAATTAGCTTATATTGCCGGACAAAAATTTGCAGCTACTCAAGAAGAATTACGGGGATTTGAATTAGGGGCAAAATCTATAAAACCAAATATTCAAATTACCTCTACCTTCACAGGTGATTGGAATGATGTTGCCAAAGCCAAAGAAGCAACATTGACATTAATTGCATCTGGCATAGATGTAATTTATCAATGGTTAGATAATGCCTCAGCCGTAGTGTTGCAAACTGCTAGTGAAAAGGGAGTTTATGCTTTTGGAAATACTAAAGATCAATTAAATATAGCCCCCAAAGCAGTTTTAACTAGTGCCGTGAAACGATTAGATTTAGCAATAGTATATTTAGCAGAATTGGCAAAACAACAACAAATCAAAGGTCAAATATATACTATAGGTTTAGAAAAACCAGATATATTAAATTTAGGAAAATTTGGCTCAATGGTTCCAGAACAAGTTAAACAAAAGGCCTTAAATACAAAACAGGAGATTATTGATAAAAAAATTATCTTTGAAAATTGCAATGAGGGTGGTAAAGACACACGTTGTGTGAAAAAA
- a CDS encoding DoxX family protein, translating to MNKYKELLRVILAVSIIVVGVTHFIVPEQYVRIVPPQLPYPLGLVYLSGFYEILGGIGLLVPPVSQAAAWGLVALFIAVYPANINMAVNLIKVDHIPNSPWIHVVRLPLQGVLIAWAWWYTKPANRDQQVSVIPKSLIPEELEW from the coding sequence ATGAATAAATATAAGGAACTTTTACGTGTCATCCTGGCAGTATCTATTATTGTAGTTGGAGTCACACATTTTATTGTGCCAGAACAGTATGTGAGAATTGTGCCTCCTCAACTTCCCTATCCTTTAGGATTAGTTTATCTCAGTGGCTTTTATGAAATTTTGGGTGGTATTGGCTTATTAGTTCCACCTGTAAGTCAAGCTGCTGCTTGGGGATTAGTTGCACTTTTTATTGCTGTTTACCCAGCCAATATCAATATGGCAGTTAATCTAATTAAAGTTGATCATATACCCAATTCACCTTGGATTCATGTTGTAAGACTGCCGTTACAAGGAGTTTTAATTGCTTGGGCTTGGTGGTACACAAAGCCTGCAAATCGCGATCAACAAGTGTCTGTGATTCCTAAATCGCTTATTCCTGAAGAGTTAGAATGGTAA
- a CDS encoding ureidoglycolate lyase translates to MSTSQTLKQLPAELINSENFRRYGQVIFASQDGKNFDVEDAQLNLQNGTPRFYIMRLDKKGRKFHQITRHLQCTQCLGALAGKDWLIAVCPPHNDRNTPVLEEIAAFRIPGNCFIKLNEGTWHAGPYFEHEVVDFYNLELADTNVVDHFTHDFVESHNLEFEMI, encoded by the coding sequence ATGAGTACATCACAAACACTAAAACAATTACCAGCAGAGTTGATTAACTCTGAAAACTTTCGACGTTATGGACAGGTAATTTTTGCAAGTCAAGATGGTAAGAATTTTGATGTAGAAGATGCCCAGTTAAATTTACAAAATGGGACTCCGCGATTTTATATTATGCGGTTAGATAAGAAGGGGCGGAAATTTCATCAAATTACTCGCCATTTGCAATGCACTCAATGTTTAGGTGCTTTGGCAGGTAAAGATTGGTTAATCGCAGTTTGTCCTCCTCATAATGATAGAAATACACCTGTTTTAGAAGAAATTGCCGCTTTTCGGATTCCGGGAAATTGTTTTATTAAATTGAATGAGGGTACTTGGCACGCTGGGCCATATTTTGAGCATGAGGTTGTAGACTTTTATAATTTAGAACTTGCTGATACAAATGTGGTGGATCATTTCACTCATGATTTTGTTGAAAGTCATAATTTAGAATTTGAGATGATTTAA